The following are encoded together in the Stegostoma tigrinum isolate sSteTig4 chromosome 42, sSteTig4.hap1, whole genome shotgun sequence genome:
- the LOC125449327 gene encoding zinc finger protein 239-like codes for MEENSTVHQCSNTEEQLLKCGVSEEGFSYQSELDTHQYTHTGERPLTCSICGKGFTRLSQLMAHQRVHSGERPFKCPDCDKCYKSSGDLKSHYRVHTNERPFRCSHCGTGFRGSFQLTVHQRIHTGVRPFICSMCGKGFTQLSHVLRHERVHTGERPYKCPDCEKCYKSSGELMSHQRVHTDERPFRCSQCGTGFWLSSELNIHQRVHTGERPFTCSECGKGFSQSNQLFTHQRVHTRERPFTCSECGKGFTQSSDLLIHQRIHTGEKPFSCSECGKRFTTSSHLLKHQRVHKKLQ; via the coding sequence ATGGAAGAGAATAGCACTGTTCACCAGTGCAGTAACACTGAGGAGCAGCTTTTGAAGTGTGGTGTCAGTGAGGAGGGATTCAGTTACCAATCTGAGCTGGACACTCATCAATACACTCACACAGGGGAGAGGCCATTAACCTGCTCTatatgtgggaagggattcacgcGATTATCTCAGCTGATGGCACACCAGCGAgtgcacagtggggaaagaccttTTAAGTGCCCAGATTGTGACAAATGCTAtaaaagttctggggacctgaagTCTCATTATCGTGTTCATACCAATGAAAGACCTTTCAGGTGTTCTCACTGTGGGACTGGGTTCAGGGGATCATTCCAACTCACGGTGcatcagcgaattcacactggggtaaggccattcatctgctccatgtgtgggaaggggTTTACTCAGTTATCCCATGTGCTAAGACATGagagagttcacactggagagagaccttATAAATGCCCAGATTGTGAAAAGTGCTACAAAAGCTCAGGGGAATTGAtgtcccatcaacgtgttcacactgatgagagaccattTAGGTGCTCTCAATGTGGAACTGGGTTCTGGCTGTCATCTGAACTCAatatacaccagcgagttcacactggagagaggccattcacctgctctgagtgtggaaagggattcagtCAGTCAAACCAGCTCTtcacacaccagcgagttcacactagGGAGAGACCATTtacctgctctgagtgtgggaaaggattcactcaatcatctgACTTGCTGATTcatcagcgaattcacactggagagaagccgTTCAGTTGCTCCGAATGTGGGAAGAGATTTACTACGTCATCccacctgctgaaacaccagcgaGTCCACAAGAAGCTGCAGTGA